A stretch of the Pseudomonas helvetica genome encodes the following:
- a CDS encoding ethanolamine ammonia-lyase subunit EutB: MAAFAHTVGARTYRFDGLKEVMAKASPARSGDFLAGVAALNDGERVAAQMTLADIPLKHFLQEVLIPYESDEVTRLIIDTHDARAFETVSHLTVGGFRDWLLSDAADEQSLRALAPGLTPEMAAAVSKIMRVQDLVLVAQKIRVVTRFRGTMGLRGRLSTRLQPNHPTDEPAGIAASILDGLLYGNGDAMIGINPATDSIASICAMLEMLDAVIQRYEIPTQACVLTHVTTSIEAINRGVPLDLVFQSIAGTEAANASFGISLSVLQEGYEAGLSLNRGTLGQNLMYFETGQGSALSANAHHGIDQQTCETRAYAVARHFKPFLVNTVVGFIGPEYLYNGKQIIRAGLEDHFCGKLLGVPMGCDICYTNHAEADQDDMDTLLTLLGVAGINFIMGIPGSDDIMLNYQTTSFHDALYARQTLGLKPAPEFERWLAHMGIFTQGDGKVHFGNNLPPAFRQAMAQLG; the protein is encoded by the coding sequence ATGGCTGCATTTGCCCATACCGTCGGCGCCCGGACTTACCGTTTCGATGGCCTCAAGGAAGTCATGGCCAAGGCCAGCCCGGCACGCTCCGGGGACTTTCTGGCCGGCGTCGCCGCCCTGAACGACGGCGAACGGGTCGCCGCGCAAATGACCTTGGCTGATATCCCGCTCAAGCATTTCCTGCAAGAAGTGCTGATCCCCTACGAATCCGATGAAGTCACCCGGCTGATCATCGACACCCACGACGCCCGCGCCTTTGAGACCGTCAGCCACCTGACCGTTGGCGGTTTTCGCGACTGGCTGCTCAGCGATGCGGCCGACGAGCAGAGCCTGCGGGCGCTGGCCCCTGGCCTGACCCCGGAAATGGCCGCTGCCGTGTCGAAGATCATGCGCGTGCAGGACCTGGTGCTGGTGGCACAAAAGATCCGCGTGGTGACTCGGTTTCGCGGCACCATGGGTCTGCGCGGGCGCCTATCGACCCGCCTGCAACCCAACCACCCTACCGACGAACCCGCCGGCATTGCCGCGAGCATTCTCGACGGCCTGCTCTACGGCAACGGCGACGCGATGATCGGCATCAACCCGGCCACCGACAGCATCGCCTCGATCTGCGCGATGCTGGAAATGCTCGACGCGGTCATCCAGCGCTACGAAATCCCGACCCAAGCCTGCGTGCTGACCCACGTCACCACCTCTATCGAGGCGATCAACCGTGGCGTGCCGCTGGACCTGGTGTTCCAGTCAATCGCCGGCACCGAAGCGGCCAACGCCAGTTTCGGCATCAGCCTGAGTGTGCTGCAGGAGGGGTATGAAGCAGGCTTGAGCCTCAATCGCGGCACCCTGGGGCAAAACCTGATGTACTTCGAAACCGGCCAGGGCAGCGCGCTCTCGGCCAATGCCCATCACGGCATCGACCAACAAACCTGCGAAACCCGCGCCTACGCCGTGGCCCGGCACTTCAAGCCGTTTCTGGTAAACACCGTGGTCGGTTTCATTGGCCCGGAATACCTCTACAACGGCAAACAGATCATCCGCGCCGGCCTCGAAGATCACTTCTGCGGCAAGTTGCTCGGGGTGCCGATGGGGTGCGACATCTGCTATACCAACCACGCCGAAGCCGATCAGGACGACATGGACACCTTGCTGACGCTGCTCGGCGTGGCCGGGATCAACTTCATCATGGGCATCCCCGGTTCCGACGACATCATGCTCAACTACCAGACCACCTCGTTCCACGACGCGCTCTACGCGCGCCAGACCCTGGGCCTGAAACCGGCCCCCGAGTTTGAGCGGTGGCTGGCACATATGGGCATCTTCACCCAAGGTGACGGCAAGGTGCACTTCGGCAACAACCTGCCGCCGGCCTTCCGCCAGGCCATGGCGCAACTGGGATGA
- the eutC gene encoding ethanolamine ammonia-lyase subunit EutC: MDKPTVDPQNPWLGLRRLTPARIALGRTGTSMPTSAQLDFQYAHAEARDAVHLPFDHVGLSQQLAERGRDSLLLHSAASDRHSYLQRPDLGRKLSDESAQILREHALANPGGVDLAIVVADGLSALAVHRHTLPFLTRMEEQTHAEGWSLSPVILVEQGRVAVADEIGELLGAKMVVILIGERPGLSSPDSLGLYFTYNPKVGLTDAYRNCISNVRLEGLSYGMAAHRLLYLMREACRRQLSGVNLKDEAQVQTIGSKDDADMKGNFLLSLPDA, encoded by the coding sequence ATGGATAAACCAACCGTCGATCCGCAAAACCCCTGGCTGGGACTGCGCCGCCTGACCCCGGCACGCATCGCTCTGGGTCGTACCGGCACCAGTATGCCGACCAGCGCGCAACTGGATTTCCAGTACGCCCACGCCGAGGCGCGCGATGCCGTGCACCTGCCCTTCGATCATGTCGGACTCAGCCAGCAACTGGCCGAGCGCGGACGCGACAGTCTGCTGCTGCACAGCGCCGCCAGCGATCGCCACAGTTATCTGCAACGGCCAGACCTGGGGCGCAAGTTGAGTGACGAGTCCGCGCAAATACTGCGCGAACACGCGTTGGCCAACCCGGGCGGCGTTGATCTGGCGATCGTCGTGGCCGACGGCCTGTCGGCGCTGGCGGTGCACCGGCACACCTTGCCGTTTCTGACGCGCATGGAAGAACAGACTCACGCCGAAGGCTGGTCATTGTCGCCGGTGATTCTGGTGGAACAGGGTCGCGTCGCCGTGGCTGACGAAATCGGCGAATTGCTCGGCGCAAAAATGGTCGTGATCCTGATAGGCGAACGCCCTGGACTCAGCTCGCCAGACAGTCTCGGTTTGTATTTCACCTATAATCCAAAGGTCGGCCTGACAGACGCCTATCGCAACTGTATTTCCAATGTCCGCCTTGAAGGTTTGAGCTATGGCATGGCGGCACACCGTTTGCTGTACTTGATGCGCGAGGCCTGTCGACGGCAGTTGTCGGGGGTTAACCTGAAAGATGAAGCCCAGGTCCAGACTATTGGGTCGAAAGATGACGCTGATATGAAAGGAAATTTCCTACTGAGTCTGCCGGATGCCTGA
- a CDS encoding N-acetyltransferase, protein MRITQATLEHLDLLTPLFVKYREFYGSLPYPDSSRAFLEKRLRRKESVIYLALPDDDDNKLLGFCQLYPSFSSLSLKRVWILNDIYVAEDARRQLVADNLMRTAKKMAKETQAVRMRVSTSSDNKIAQKTYESIGFREDTEFKNYVLPISEEL, encoded by the coding sequence ATGCGGATTACTCAAGCAACCCTCGAGCACCTGGACCTTCTGACGCCGTTGTTCGTCAAGTACCGCGAATTTTATGGCTCGTTGCCTTACCCGGATTCGTCCCGGGCCTTTCTGGAAAAGCGCCTGCGCCGCAAGGAGTCGGTGATTTATCTGGCCCTGCCCGATGATGACGACAACAAATTGCTGGGCTTTTGTCAGCTGTACCCAAGCTTTTCGTCGCTGTCGCTCAAGCGCGTGTGGATCCTCAACGACATCTACGTCGCCGAAGATGCCCGCCGCCAGCTGGTTGCCGACAACCTGATGCGCACCGCAAAGAAAATGGCCAAGGAAACCCAGGCTGTGCGCATGCGCGTCTCGACCAGCAGCGACAACAAAATTGCGCAGAAAACCTACGAATCCATCGGTTTTCGCGAAGACACCGAGTTCAAGAACTACGTTTTGCCGATCAGCGAAGAGCTCTGA
- a CDS encoding DedA family protein, whose product MDFNPIDLILHLDVYLDLLVTNYGPWIYAILFMVIFCETGLVVMPFLPGDSLLFIAGAVAAGGGMDPVLLGGLLMLAAILGDSTNYLVGRTAGEKLFSNPNSKIFRRDYLQQTHDFYDKHGGKTVTLARFLPIIRTFAPFVAGVGKMPYPRFFAFSVFGTILWVGGLVTLGYFFGNVPFIKKNLSLLVVGIILLSLVPMIIGVIRNRLANASSKAASR is encoded by the coding sequence ATGGATTTCAACCCGATCGACTTAATCCTGCATCTCGATGTCTACCTCGATTTGCTGGTGACCAACTACGGGCCATGGATCTACGCCATCCTGTTCATGGTGATTTTCTGCGAAACCGGCCTGGTGGTGATGCCTTTCCTGCCGGGCGACTCGTTGTTGTTCATCGCCGGCGCGGTAGCGGCCGGTGGCGGCATGGACCCGGTGCTGCTGGGCGGCTTGTTGATGCTGGCGGCGATTCTCGGTGACAGCACCAACTACCTTGTCGGGCGAACAGCCGGCGAAAAGTTGTTCAGCAATCCGAATTCAAAGATCTTCCGTCGCGACTACCTGCAACAAACCCATGACTTCTATGACAAGCATGGCGGCAAGACCGTGACCCTGGCGCGCTTCCTGCCAATCATCCGGACCTTCGCACCGTTCGTCGCCGGCGTAGGCAAAATGCCTTACCCGCGTTTCTTCGCCTTCAGCGTGTTCGGCACCATCCTCTGGGTCGGCGGCCTGGTGACCCTGGGTTATTTCTTCGGTAACGTGCCGTTCATCAAGAAGAACCTGTCGTTGCTGGTAGTGGGCATCATCCTGCTGTCGCTGGTACCGATGATCATTGGGGTGATCCGCAATCGCCTGGCCAACGCGAGCTCCAAAGCCGCGTCGCGCTGA
- a CDS encoding zinc-dependent peptidase, whose amino-acid sequence MWFLNAWRRRRTLAKHPVADETWQRVRQHLSFLDGLSEAEDHWLREAAVLFLQEKHLTCLPGVELHQEQRLLLAAQAQLPLLHLGDLNWYQGFHEIVLYPDDFLSPQRHRDASGVEHEWNGEHSGEAWQQGPIILAWPGVMASGGWEGYNLVIHELAHKLDMLNGNANGLPPLHSDMRVSDWAKVMQHAYDDLNRQLDRHPHANTAIDPYAAENPAEFFAVTSEYFFSAPDLLHATYPQVYQQLQLFYRQDPLARLEQLQATHPGYQAHD is encoded by the coding sequence ATGTGGTTCCTCAACGCCTGGCGCCGCCGGCGTACGCTGGCCAAGCACCCCGTTGCCGATGAAACCTGGCAGCGGGTGCGCCAACACCTGAGTTTCCTCGACGGCCTCAGCGAGGCCGAAGACCACTGGCTGCGCGAAGCCGCTGTGCTCTTTCTGCAAGAAAAACACCTGACCTGCCTGCCCGGCGTCGAACTGCACCAGGAACAACGCCTGTTGCTCGCCGCTCAGGCGCAATTGCCGTTGCTACACCTGGGCGACTTGAACTGGTATCAGGGTTTCCACGAAATCGTGCTCTACCCCGACGACTTCCTCAGCCCGCAGCGCCATCGCGATGCCAGCGGCGTCGAGCATGAATGGAACGGCGAGCACAGCGGCGAAGCCTGGCAACAGGGGCCGATCATTCTGGCCTGGCCGGGCGTGATGGCCAGCGGGGGCTGGGAAGGCTACAACCTGGTGATCCACGAACTGGCGCACAAACTCGACATGCTCAACGGCAATGCCAACGGCTTGCCGCCGCTGCACAGCGACATGCGCGTCAGCGACTGGGCGAAAGTCATGCAACACGCCTACGACGACCTTAATCGCCAACTGGATCGCCATCCGCACGCCAACACCGCCATCGACCCTTACGCGGCGGAAAACCCGGCCGAGTTCTTCGCCGTCACCAGCGAATACTTCTTCAGCGCCCCGGATTTGCTGCACGCAACTTATCCACAGGTCTATCAGCAACTGCAGCTGTTTTACCGCCAGGACCCTCTGGCCAGGCTCGAGCAACTGCAAGCCACCCATCCGGGCTATCAGGCACACGACTAG
- the ppa gene encoding inorganic diphosphatase: MSYSKIPAGKDLPNDIYVAIEIPANHAPIKYEIDKDSDCLFVDRFMATPMFYPANYGYIPNTLADDGDPLDVLVVTPYPVAPGSVIRARPVGILNMTDDGGGDAKVIAVPHDKLSQLYVDVKEYTDLPALLIQQIEHFFANYKDLEKGKWVKIEGWDGADAARAAIMKSVAAYKG, translated from the coding sequence ATGAGCTACAGCAAGATTCCGGCTGGCAAAGACCTGCCGAACGACATCTACGTCGCGATCGAGATTCCGGCCAACCACGCGCCGATCAAATACGAAATCGACAAAGACAGCGATTGCCTGTTCGTTGACCGTTTCATGGCCACCCCAATGTTCTACCCGGCCAACTACGGTTACATCCCGAACACCCTGGCGGACGACGGTGATCCCCTCGACGTGCTGGTCGTAACCCCTTACCCGGTTGCTCCAGGCTCGGTGATCCGCGCGCGTCCAGTCGGCATCCTGAACATGACCGACGACGGCGGCGGCGACGCTAAAGTCATCGCTGTTCCACACGACAAGCTGTCCCAGCTGTACGTCGACGTGAAGGAATACACTGACCTGCCAGCGCTGCTGATTCAGCAGATCGAGCACTTCTTCGCGAACTACAAAGATCTCGAAAAAGGCAAATGGGTGAAGATCGAAGGCTGGGACGGCGCAGATGCCGCTCGCGCCGCGATCATGAAGTCGGTTGCTGCCTATAAAGGCTGA
- a CDS encoding helix-turn-helix transcriptional regulator has protein sequence MKKHKCGPRFKALLKEVNITPTAFAAFCNVEPQHVNNWYIRGVPYPRMDEIARLLSVNSLWLLNGEGPRRPGPGQLADQTGNVFDAQETRGVYTVNIDSLDVEIPLYKEVPITAGASETEVVEIPGEFIRLPRSHLESLEVEPAQAICVPMVGDSMSEKIEDGSTLAIDRSLTQVVDGQIYALEHAGMLRIKYLHRLPSGALRLRSHNSNGYPDEIFSAKQIEEQNIEILGWVFWWSTLNKQRPPVPFS, from the coding sequence ATGAAAAAGCACAAATGCGGCCCACGCTTCAAAGCGCTCCTGAAAGAGGTGAACATCACCCCGACGGCATTCGCGGCTTTCTGCAACGTCGAGCCCCAGCACGTGAACAACTGGTACATCCGCGGCGTCCCCTATCCGCGCATGGACGAAATCGCCCGCCTGTTAAGCGTCAACAGCCTGTGGCTGCTCAACGGCGAAGGCCCCAGGCGCCCAGGCCCGGGCCAACTGGCCGATCAGACCGGCAACGTTTTCGACGCACAAGAAACACGCGGCGTGTACACCGTGAATATCGATTCGCTCGATGTAGAAATCCCGCTGTATAAAGAAGTCCCTATTACCGCTGGCGCCAGCGAAACCGAGGTCGTCGAAATCCCCGGCGAGTTCATCCGCCTGCCGCGAAGCCACCTCGAGAGCCTGGAGGTCGAACCGGCCCAAGCCATCTGCGTGCCCATGGTCGGCGACAGCATGTCGGAGAAAATCGAAGACGGCTCGACCCTGGCCATCGACCGCAGCCTGACCCAGGTCGTCGACGGCCAGATCTACGCCCTCGAACACGCCGGCATGCTGCGCATCAAATACCTGCACCGCCTCCCCTCCGGCGCCCTGCGACTGCGCAGCCACAACAGCAACGGCTACCCCGACGAAATCTTCAGCGCCAAACAGATCGAAGAACAAAACATCGAAATCCTCGGCTGGGTCTTCTGGTGGTCCACGCTGAACAAACAGAGGCCACCGGTGCCGTTCAGTTGA
- a CDS encoding PDDEXK nuclease domain-containing protein produces MNDLTSTSLSPDASFNEITQLIVTARQRAVQAVNTELIELHWQVGTYISRKIESAEWGDGVVAQLATHLARTQPGLRGFTRANLFRMRKFYEAYRHDAKVAALLRQLPWTQNLIILNQSKRIEEREFYLRMAIQEKWSSRELERQFKTALFERSVISPAKVSPLLRQMHPEAMSVFKDTYMVEFLDLAQGHVEADLHGGLLRRLRDFLIELGRDFCFVGSQYPLQVGDRDFALDLLFFHRGLNCLVAIELKVGRFEPEYLGKLDFYLEALDRNVRKPHENPALGVLLCASKDNEVVEYALNRSLSPALISEYQTQLPDKKLLQAKLHEFYALNGGES; encoded by the coding sequence GTGAATGATCTCACCTCCACCTCGTTGTCCCCTGATGCAAGCTTTAATGAAATCACACAACTAATTGTTACCGCTCGCCAGAGGGCGGTGCAGGCGGTCAATACCGAGTTGATTGAGCTGCACTGGCAGGTAGGGACTTATATCAGCAGGAAGATCGAATCCGCAGAGTGGGGTGACGGAGTGGTTGCTCAATTGGCTACTCACCTTGCGCGAACTCAGCCTGGATTGCGCGGTTTTACCAGGGCTAATCTCTTTCGCATGCGCAAGTTTTACGAGGCGTACAGGCACGACGCAAAAGTCGCAGCACTGCTGCGACAATTACCCTGGACCCAAAACCTGATTATCCTCAATCAAAGCAAGCGCATTGAAGAGCGCGAGTTTTACCTGCGTATGGCGATTCAGGAGAAATGGTCAAGCCGAGAACTGGAGCGTCAATTCAAAACCGCTCTGTTTGAGCGCTCCGTCATCAGCCCGGCGAAAGTCTCACCACTGCTGAGGCAAATGCATCCTGAAGCGATGAGTGTGTTTAAGGATACGTACATGGTCGAATTTCTCGACCTTGCGCAAGGACATGTCGAGGCTGACTTACATGGAGGGTTGTTACGCAGGCTCAGGGACTTTCTGATCGAGTTGGGAAGGGATTTTTGCTTCGTTGGTTCGCAGTATCCATTGCAGGTCGGTGACCGTGACTTTGCCCTGGATCTGCTGTTCTTCCATCGTGGGCTGAACTGTCTGGTGGCGATCGAACTCAAGGTCGGGCGCTTCGAGCCAGAGTATCTGGGGAAACTGGACTTCTACCTTGAGGCTCTGGACCGCAATGTCCGCAAACCCCATGAAAACCCGGCGCTTGGTGTACTGCTGTGTGCCAGCAAGGACAATGAGGTGGTCGAGTACGCTCTCAACCGTTCACTTTCACCGGCATTGATCTCGGAGTACCAGACGCAATTGCCGGACAAGAAGTTGTTACAGGCCAAGCTGCACGAGTTCTATGCCCTTAATGGTGGCGAGTCCTGA
- a CDS encoding DUF3828 domain-containing protein — protein sequence MRKWLSLLFAAAVFHPPVAFADCASSPKPVAEAFYNGYLQSFSAGKDPLTEDVAQMKQYVSDELIDKIKKQMASPDGLEEDYFIKAQDYMEEWLTHIQVSEPLVQGASAREQVTLGNTPDTTQIVDVLLVKNNGCWKINDVLSTADQSD from the coding sequence ATGAGAAAGTGGCTTTCCCTGCTGTTCGCCGCAGCGGTTTTTCATCCCCCTGTTGCCTTCGCCGACTGCGCCAGCTCCCCCAAGCCCGTGGCCGAAGCTTTCTATAACGGGTACCTGCAAAGCTTCAGCGCTGGAAAAGATCCGTTGACCGAAGATGTTGCGCAGATGAAGCAGTACGTTTCGGACGAGCTGATCGACAAGATCAAAAAGCAGATGGCCAGCCCGGATGGGCTCGAAGAGGACTATTTCATCAAGGCTCAAGACTACATGGAAGAATGGCTCACCCACATCCAGGTCAGTGAGCCACTCGTGCAGGGAGCCTCAGCCAGGGAGCAGGTGACATTGGGCAATACGCCCGATACAACCCAGATCGTTGATGTGTTGCTGGTCAAGAACAATGGCTGCTGGAAGATCAATGACGTGCTGTCCACAGCGGATCAGAGTGATTGA
- a CDS encoding Fic family protein: MDHPRWIWQQPDWPHFHWQSERLSPLLRECVLAQGRLLGMSSYVGAELTAQSELDSLLQNIVTSSAIEGEQLNVGSVRSSLARRLGLEDEGDSRVSKRSEGLAELMLDATQHFAEPLNLERLLRWHEWLFPAQEEDFNARNIRVGALRGDEPMQVVSGRLDKPTVHFEAPARDGLEQQLDAFLAWFETSRAKTQLDPLLRAGIAHFWFVTLHPFDDGNGRLTRALTDLALAQGENQAIRFYAMSASILDDRAGYYRVLETSQKATLDITEWLEWFLQTLLRSLQQAMVRIDRVLGKARFWQQHREHPLSSEQVKVLNRLLDGGENGFENGISAAQYQAVAKVSKATATRHLTELLEKGCLMRLPGGGRSTRYQISYPPPHG, translated from the coding sequence ATGGACCATCCTCGCTGGATCTGGCAACAGCCCGATTGGCCGCACTTTCACTGGCAGTCCGAGCGCTTGTCGCCGCTGTTGCGCGAGTGCGTGCTGGCGCAAGGTCGCTTGCTGGGGATGTCCAGTTATGTGGGGGCGGAACTGACCGCACAAAGTGAGCTGGATTCGTTACTTCAGAACATCGTGACCTCATCCGCCATTGAAGGCGAACAGCTTAATGTGGGTTCGGTCCGTTCTTCGCTGGCCCGACGTCTGGGCCTGGAAGACGAAGGCGACAGTCGCGTGAGCAAGCGCAGTGAAGGGTTGGCGGAGTTGATGCTGGATGCCACCCAGCATTTCGCCGAGCCGCTGAACCTTGAACGCCTGCTGCGCTGGCATGAGTGGTTGTTCCCTGCTCAGGAAGAAGACTTCAATGCACGCAATATCCGTGTCGGCGCCTTGCGTGGAGATGAGCCGATGCAGGTGGTTTCCGGTCGCCTGGATAAGCCGACCGTTCATTTCGAGGCCCCTGCGCGGGACGGCTTGGAGCAGCAGTTGGATGCCTTCCTCGCCTGGTTCGAAACCAGCCGCGCCAAGACACAACTCGATCCATTGCTCCGTGCCGGCATCGCGCACTTCTGGTTTGTGACCCTCCATCCGTTCGACGATGGCAACGGGCGTTTGACCCGTGCCCTCACTGACTTGGCGCTCGCTCAAGGCGAAAACCAGGCCATCCGTTTCTACGCCATGTCCGCCAGTATCCTGGATGATCGCGCCGGTTATTACCGGGTGCTGGAGACCTCTCAGAAAGCCACGCTTGATATCACCGAGTGGCTGGAGTGGTTTCTGCAAACACTATTGCGCAGCCTTCAACAGGCTATGGTTCGTATCGACCGCGTGCTCGGCAAAGCGCGTTTCTGGCAACAGCATCGAGAACATCCGCTGTCTTCAGAACAAGTCAAAGTACTCAATCGCTTGCTCGATGGCGGCGAGAACGGCTTTGAGAACGGCATCAGCGCTGCCCAGTATCAAGCCGTGGCAAAAGTATCCAAAGCCACCGCAACCCGACACTTGACGGAGTTGCTGGAGAAAGGCTGCCTGATGCGTTTGCCAGGGGGCGGTCGTAGTACTCGGTATCAGATCAGCTACCCTCCCCCTCACGGATAA
- a CDS encoding DUF2135 domain-containing protein yields the protein MKHRYPQVILFLCALTALPMAMAADAVKLDTPVGGWRIGAAEGEGENFRQTVNYPASSVNTPVGQANTARISGQIKATPKRNEPGKLIVNGVSMPLKLDPAGHFDRPFSFPNGSNSVEVRSPDGQQRHRTQFLHLSGGATPAKLRVLLSWDSDNTDLDLHLITPDGAHIWYGDRVAPNGAALDVDVTTGYGPEIFSMPAPIKGQYLVYLNYFGGGYRSGEEGQENAVQPLTTAQVTVITEEGTPDEKMQTFVVPMRAVGELTLVRAFSYP from the coding sequence ATGAAACATCGTTATCCACAGGTCATCCTGTTCCTTTGCGCTTTGACTGCATTGCCTATGGCGATGGCAGCCGATGCCGTCAAACTCGACACTCCTGTCGGCGGCTGGCGCATCGGTGCCGCCGAAGGTGAAGGCGAAAACTTCCGTCAGACCGTCAACTACCCGGCTTCCTCGGTCAACACCCCGGTGGGCCAGGCCAACACCGCTCGCATTAGCGGTCAAATCAAAGCCACGCCCAAGCGCAACGAGCCCGGAAAACTCATCGTCAACGGCGTCAGCATGCCGCTGAAACTCGACCCCGCCGGACATTTCGACCGCCCGTTTTCATTCCCCAATGGCAGCAATAGCGTCGAAGTCCGCAGCCCCGACGGTCAGCAACGCCACCGCACTCAATTCCTCCACCTCAGCGGCGGTGCGACCCCGGCCAAACTGCGGGTCCTGCTGTCCTGGGACAGCGATAACACCGATCTGGATTTGCACCTCATCACCCCTGATGGCGCACACATCTGGTACGGCGACCGTGTGGCGCCCAATGGCGCGGCGCTGGATGTCGACGTCACCACCGGATACGGGCCGGAGATTTTTTCCATGCCGGCACCGATCAAGGGGCAATACCTGGTGTATCTGAATTACTTTGGAGGCGGCTATCGCAGTGGCGAAGAGGGGCAGGAGAATGCTGTTCAGCCGCTGACGACAGCGCAGGTGACGGTGATTACAGAAGAGGGAACGCCTGACGAGAAGATGCAGACGTTTGTCGTGCCGATGCGGGCGGTGGGGGAGTTGACGCTGGTTCGGGCGTTTAGTTATCCGTGA
- a CDS encoding DUF2300 domain-containing protein produces the protein MIRPLVWWLLCLIPALATAQDEPLRLALKGELLQLSRTQVMAREPLPQTLQTPLGSVWKLFVYGWLVDTGAREPVYECRGQSKEEVYCCTAGGSIGRDQALAKSCGLYFEPQRLGITDAGWREYWQARQAPEWLLDLPSLQPQTRVSVAELLKALALMPAQDQARRVLLDVVLNAADGNAVGELGGRLRVKTWSWLGDQDPSSRQGGFAGWLADGTPIWAGGRGTSQRVLRNYTEALSSVLPSTWPAQAGRCVEVSLFSRYPLQRVLSGDRVAPPGPLQGDYRVEFVNGNQLDIHSDGELFLLKDGPSQKLVARLDREEYVARVLQREARPEPAEAAKALAVAIRTYLLQNATRSGDCLSIDDSSSRQRVAPRPAAADSRNIAAWTSDLVLAGSTVTYHSDQTGTDKLSWQQAVEQASAGQRYDAILLHAYPRASLSRWDNPVASCEALPAAQDWLQKQRRGWRQRLESEVGYNEVSTFAVCRLAFGHPYVDRERQRIYVRGVLSLQDRLDLTHEYLHLAFDAHPNGQDETYIEGLARHLLLE, from the coding sequence ATGATCCGGCCTCTGGTCTGGTGGCTGCTGTGTCTGATCCCTGCGCTGGCCACGGCGCAGGACGAGCCGCTGCGCCTGGCTTTGAAGGGTGAGTTGCTGCAGTTGAGCCGGACTCAGGTGATGGCGCGCGAGCCGTTGCCGCAGACGCTGCAAACGCCGCTGGGGAGTGTATGGAAGCTGTTCGTTTACGGGTGGCTGGTCGATACCGGCGCTCGTGAGCCGGTTTATGAGTGTCGCGGGCAGTCGAAAGAAGAAGTGTATTGCTGCACCGCTGGTGGGAGCATTGGGCGGGATCAGGCGTTGGCGAAATCCTGCGGGCTGTATTTCGAGCCGCAGCGGTTGGGTATTACTGACGCCGGTTGGCGGGAATATTGGCAGGCGCGTCAGGCGCCGGAGTGGTTGCTGGATTTGCCGTCGTTGCAGCCGCAAACCCGGGTTTCGGTGGCTGAGTTGTTAAAGGCCCTGGCGCTGATGCCGGCGCAGGATCAGGCCCGTCGAGTGTTGCTGGATGTGGTGTTGAACGCTGCTGATGGCAATGCAGTGGGTGAACTCGGTGGCCGCCTGCGAGTGAAAACCTGGAGTTGGCTGGGGGATCAGGACCCATCGTCGCGTCAGGGCGGGTTCGCCGGATGGCTGGCGGACGGAACGCCGATCTGGGCCGGCGGGCGGGGCACCAGCCAGAGGGTCTTGCGTAACTACACAGAGGCGCTGTCCAGCGTGTTGCCGTCCACTTGGCCTGCGCAAGCGGGGCGATGCGTTGAAGTCAGCCTGTTCTCCCGCTATCCACTGCAACGCGTGCTCTCAGGTGATCGCGTGGCGCCCCCCGGCCCCTTGCAGGGCGACTACCGCGTCGAGTTCGTCAACGGTAACCAACTCGACATCCACAGCGATGGCGAGCTGTTTCTATTGAAGGACGGCCCTTCACAAAAGCTGGTCGCGCGCCTGGACCGCGAAGAATACGTCGCTCGCGTCCTCCAGCGCGAAGCCAGGCCCGAGCCCGCCGAAGCGGCCAAAGCCCTGGCCGTCGCGATCCGCACCTACCTGCTGCAAAATGCCACCCGCAGCGGTGACTGCCTGAGCATCGACGACAGCAGCAGTCGTCAGCGCGTCGCCCCGCGCCCGGCCGCGGCGGACTCGCGCAACATTGCCGCCTGGACCAGCGACCTGGTTCTTGCCGGCAGCACCGTCACTTACCACTCCGATCAGACCGGCACAGACAAACTCTCCTGGCAGCAAGCCGTCGAACAAGCCAGTGCCGGCCAGCGCTACGACGCGATCCTGCTTCACGCCTACCCGCGCGCGAGCCTCAGCCGTTGGGACAATCCCGTCGCCTCCTGCGAGGCCCTGCCCGCCGCACAAGACTGGCTGCAGAAGCAGCGCCGCGGCTGGCGCCAACGCCTTGAAAGCGAAGTCGGCTACAACGAAGTCAGCACCTTCGCCGTCTGCCGCCTCGCCTTCGGTCACCCTTATGTCGACCGCGAACGTCAGCGCATTTACGTGCGCGGCGTGCTGTCGCTACAGGATCGCCTGGACCTGACTCACGAATACTTGCACCTGGCCTTCGATGCGCACCCCAACGGCCAGGACGAAACCTACATCGAAGGGCTTGCCCGCCACCTTTTACTGGAATAG